Within Coprobacter tertius, the genomic segment TAACCTGCAATTCGGTATAAATTATGGCTTTACCTATGCTAAATTCATCAATAACCACGATGGGGAAACCGATTATAAAGATAACTATGTACCTTTCGCTCCGAAACATACTCTGGCCATAACCGGAGGTTATTCGATACCCGTTAACTGCCGGTGGCTCGATAACATCAATATCAACGCTCAATATATCGGCCGGGGACGTATTTACTGGAACGAAGCGAATAATGTATCTCAACCTTATTATGACCTCATCGACGGAAATATTTCTTTTACCAAGGGGTGCATCGAACTGGGAATATGGGGTAAAAACCTGTTGAACAAACGGTATCAGGCTTTTTATTTCGATGTTATGAATGCCCAAGACCTTACACACAATAACGGATTCGTGCAGCAGGGACGCCCGTTTACTATCGGAGGAAATATCACCGTAAAATTTTAATCCCCATTATCGTCATAAAAGAAAAAGCCGGTAAATTGGCCAGATAAGGAAAAAAGATTATATTTGCACTGCTTTTGCGGTTCGTTTTACGAAACGATCTTCATGGAGTGATGCTCGAGTGGTTGAAGAGGCACGCCTGGAAAGCGTGTAATCGCCTAAAGCGGTTCGGGGGTTCGAATCCCCCTCACTCCGCAAATAAGGGTAAGTTATTTATTTTTAATAGCTTACCCTTATTTATTTTAATAAATGGCTTTAGAACTTTTTTATGCTCATACCTAAACACCCCCTCCGTCATTATTTCTTATTATCCCGCACACAGCGTACGCTCGCCAGCGTGGTTTTCTTGTTGCGGACATCCAAATTCGGTAGTTTGTTAACAGGAGCAGCGGTATCCGTGATATATATCGTCCAGGCCGTCGTAGCAGAGGCTTCGGTAGCCGTCCAGTAAGTATCGGTTGTATTTGCAGTGCCAAAATTCAGGCTCTCATACTTATTACCATACGTATAAGAAACGGGGATCATACGAAACTCCGATGCGCGAGGCAGACGCCAGTTGGTGAAACCGCCGCCCCGGTATTTGCGGCACAATTCTTTGGCGATGAGCGCCCCGTCGGCTCCTTCCCAGGGCACCGGTACGGTGCTTACATTCTCTTGGGTCATAAAAAAGTCGGCGGAAGGTTTTTCTTTTTCGTACACATTTTTGTCACCGGCTCCCCCTCGGTCCAATATCGCACCTGAATAATTTGCTTTATGCGCATCCGTACCGTCGACATAAATCCCGTTGTTACCGAGGGCTACCGTAGACAGCCAGCTATCGTATCTATGGTCGCCTATTGCGAGAGAACCCATGGTCGGGAAATAATTCCATTCATTTTGCAGCAAATAAGTGAATTCTATCCCCTTCACGCCGGAGGGAGGTATGCCGAAGTCGCCGTCGCGGTTGACGGTGTTCCAGTCGGTAAGGATGAGCCGCATGGCCGTATTGTCGTACACCACGTTGTAGGTATTTTTATACCCCGGGGCAAAACCGTAGTAGTCTTTTCCGTTACGCCGCTCGTGGTTGAGGTGGTTGCGCCGCAGGGGAAATATCTTTTTCTTACCGTTCACCGTGAGCGCGATCACCACCGTTTCGTCTTTGAGCGTATCGCTCATAAAGGCCGGCACGAAGAAATCACGTACTGAGGGATCGTTCAGATCAAGCTCCCATGTGCCTCCATACGAGAGGGGACCCGCCTGCGAGCGCAGCTCGGGGTAGTCGGCACCCGACACCGTATCGCCCGTGGCGGGGTTGATATAACCTTTGTTTTTT encodes:
- a CDS encoding fimbrillin family protein, producing the protein AVALVTLLYLPAVSCVENLSNEPDVDTGGTGKLVPLRFSASVKGAGEIPASAGSRTIMPWNDPDYTIWSGDYEYDFTTYIGVMGMTITQYPEGGEIFFGSVKTTGGTLNDARWVYYAEKPDGAVRPECYAGKKIRVVFYGPLDSKIPGIKGLGFDFTGDLRGDDNGQPDYIYCDTTYVVPENGEPIELKMKHAFAYIRINVTKSLDKDRHKLSQVDLDNMGDVWIKNKGYINPATGDTVSGADYPELRSQAGPLSYGGTWELDLNDPSVRDFFVPAFMSDTLKDETVVIALTVNGKKKIFPLRRNHLNHERRNGKDYYGFAPGYKNTYNVVYDNTAMRLILTDWNTVNRDGDFGIPPSGVKGIEFTYLLQNEWNYFPTMGSLAIGDHRYDSWLSTVALGNNGIYVDGTDAHKANYSGAILDRGGAGDKNVYEKEKPSADFFMTQENVSTVPVPWEGADGALIAKELCRKYRGGGFTNWRLPRASEFRMIPVSYTYGNKYESLNFGTANTTDTYWTATEASATTAWTIYITDTAAPVNKLPNLDVRNKKTTLASVRCVRDNKK